From a single Deinococcus apachensis DSM 19763 genomic region:
- the mgsA gene encoding methylglyoxal synthase produces the protein MSSPATDRRQVALIAHDRKKLELALFALSHKDVLSRFHLVATGTTGGILVQKTGLQVERVLSGPMGGDQQIGARIAQENVLAIFFFRDPLTAQPHEPDVSALVRLCDVHDIPLATNPASAEALVLWLAQQE, from the coding sequence ATGAGCAGTCCCGCCACGGACCGGCGGCAGGTCGCCCTGATCGCCCACGACCGCAAGAAGCTGGAACTCGCCCTCTTCGCCTTGAGCCACAAGGATGTGCTGAGCCGCTTTCACCTCGTCGCCACCGGCACGACGGGCGGCATCCTGGTGCAGAAGACGGGCCTTCAGGTCGAGCGGGTCCTCTCCGGCCCGATGGGCGGCGACCAGCAGATCGGCGCCCGCATCGCCCAGGAGAACGTGCTCGCCATCTTCTTCTTCCGCGACCCCCTCACCGCCCAGCCCCACGAGCCCGACGTCTCCGCCCTGGTCCGGCTCTGCGATGTTCACGACATCCCCCTCGCCACCAACCCGGCGAGCGCGGAGGCACTGGTGCTGTGGCTGGCCCAGCAGGAATAA
- a CDS encoding cell division protein FtsB, which produces MTPPDPPPSPPRGLGARWRQVQRLPLTLILTSLLAGLGIVQLTFQLGNLGYRTASWTRETHQTQARIRDLERDLRLLRDAEREAQDPAYLEVLARCQGFVGENEEVVVAPGAPETPGEICVTQRLP; this is translated from the coding sequence ATGACTCCCCCCGACCCGCCGCCCTCGCCGCCCCGGGGCCTGGGAGCGCGCTGGCGGCAGGTGCAGCGGCTCCCCCTCACCCTGATCCTCACCAGCCTGCTCGCGGGGCTGGGCATCGTGCAGCTCACCTTTCAACTGGGGAACCTGGGCTACCGGACGGCCAGTTGGACCCGCGAGACCCACCAGACGCAGGCGCGCATCCGGGACCTGGAGCGTGACTTGCGCCTGTTGCGTGATGCCGAGCGGGAGGCGCAGGACCCCGCCTATCTGGAGGTTCTGGCCCGCTGTCAGGGCTTTGTCGGGGAAAACGAGGAAGTTGTGGTCGCGCCGGGGGCTCCCGAGACGCCGGGCGAAATTTGCGTGACGCAGCGGCTGCCCTGA
- a CDS encoding acyl-CoA thioesterase yields the protein MSGNDSGSGGGATALADLDWSRAHRTAIQMRYGDIDAMGHLNNAVYVQYLETSRVILMRDLGVREQDDHSVIARLELDYRREVRWGQAVEVESLVERVGRTSWTVVSRLLANGEPSAYARTVQVRVDTAHRPEPLPERVRSAFAPLLVTPTESVPG from the coding sequence ATGAGTGGCAACGACTCCGGCTCAGGGGGTGGGGCAACAGCCCTGGCCGACCTCGACTGGTCCCGCGCGCACCGGACCGCAATCCAGATGCGGTACGGCGACATCGACGCGATGGGGCACCTGAACAACGCCGTGTACGTGCAGTACCTCGAAACGTCGCGGGTGATCCTGATGCGCGACCTGGGCGTCCGTGAGCAGGACGACCATTCGGTCATCGCCCGGCTGGAACTCGACTACCGCCGCGAGGTGCGCTGGGGCCAGGCCGTGGAGGTCGAGTCCCTGGTCGAGCGGGTGGGCCGCACGAGTTGGACAGTGGTCTCACGCCTGCTGGCGAACGGGGAGCCGAGCGCCTACGCGCGCACCGTGCAGGTCCGGGTGGACACGGCACACCGCCCCGAGCCCCTGCCCGAGCGGGTGCGCTCGGCCTTCGCGCCGCTGCTCGTCACCCCCACCGAGAGCGTGCCCGGATGA
- a CDS encoding aminopeptidase — MLRPVTNLSFEERLRQYARLAVRVGLGVREGQRVLVQAPVETAPLVRLIVREAYAAGASFVDVRWDDDNVQLARFSLAPEGSFGEISRWRVDAEIETAEAGGAVIAIRATNPNLYAGVDPARVTTHQRALAAYRKPYTQQVMTNRLNWNLISAPVPEWAELMFPGVPREEAVQKQWDAIFAATRADQADPVAAWTQHLADLKRRRDLLTEKQYAALHFKGGETDLTVGLAEDHIWGGGAADTPSGITFTANIPTEEVWTAPHRERVDGVVVSTKPLSYNGVLIEGIRIRFEGGRVVEATARQGQETLAQMIDTDEGSHRLGEVALVPHSSPISRSGLFFFNTLYDENAASHIAIGSAYRFNVRGGVEMTTEEFAAKGGNDSLTHVDWMIGSGEMDVDGITKEDAREPVMRGGEFVI, encoded by the coding sequence ATGCTGCGCCCCGTGACCAATCTGAGTTTCGAGGAGAGGCTGCGCCAGTACGCGCGCCTGGCGGTGCGCGTCGGTCTGGGTGTGCGGGAGGGCCAGCGCGTGCTGGTGCAGGCGCCAGTCGAGACGGCCCCGCTGGTCCGACTGATCGTGCGCGAGGCCTATGCGGCGGGCGCGAGCTTCGTGGACGTGCGTTGGGACGACGACAACGTGCAGCTCGCCCGCTTCAGCCTGGCCCCCGAGGGGTCTTTTGGCGAGATCAGCCGCTGGCGGGTGGACGCGGAAATAGAGACGGCGGAGGCGGGCGGCGCCGTGATCGCCATTCGGGCGACGAATCCCAACCTGTACGCGGGGGTGGACCCGGCTCGCGTGACGACCCACCAGCGTGCCCTCGCCGCCTACCGCAAGCCCTATACGCAGCAGGTGATGACCAACCGCCTGAACTGGAACCTGATCTCCGCCCCCGTGCCCGAGTGGGCCGAGCTGATGTTCCCCGGCGTGCCCCGCGAGGAGGCCGTCCAGAAGCAGTGGGACGCGATCTTCGCCGCCACCCGCGCCGACCAAGCCGATCCGGTCGCGGCCTGGACCCAGCACCTCGCCGATCTGAAGCGCCGCCGGGACCTCCTCACGGAAAAGCAGTACGCGGCGCTGCACTTCAAGGGGGGCGAGACCGACCTCACCGTGGGCTTGGCCGAAGACCACATCTGGGGCGGCGGCGCGGCGGACACCCCCTCCGGCATCACCTTCACGGCGAACATCCCCACCGAGGAGGTCTGGACCGCCCCGCACCGCGAGCGGGTGGACGGCGTGGTCGTCAGCACCAAGCCGCTCTCGTACAACGGCGTGCTGATCGAGGGCATTCGCATCCGCTTCGAGGGCGGGCGCGTGGTCGAGGCGACGGCGCGGCAGGGCCAGGAGACGCTGGCGCAGATGATCGACACCGACGAGGGCAGCCACCGCCTGGGCGAGGTCGCGCTGGTGCCGCACTCCAGCCCGATCAGCCGCTCGGGGCTGTTCTTCTTCAACACCCTGTACGACGAGAACGCGGCCTCGCACATCGCCATCGGCAGTGCGTACCGCTTCAACGTGCGCGGCGGGGTGGAGATGACAACCGAGGAATTCGCCGCGAAGGGCGGCAACGATTCTCTCACCCACGTGGACTGGATGATCGGCTCGGGCGAGATGGACGTGGACGGGATTACGAAGGAGGATGCGCGGGAACCCGTGATGCGGGGGGGCGAGTTCGTGATCTGA
- a CDS encoding ROK family protein gives MEATRVTQEAEQVSIGVDVGGTKIATGVLRGGELHDRHVQPTPETGWEAVLDAIAAQVAALQATHPDVTRVGVGVPGPLNTERTRVKFAPNIYGFTDVPMVDGLRDRLGQRVVLENDAKAAALAEAYLGAARGTESSVYVTVSTGIGSGIVLNGRIWRGRHGIAGELGHVTVMPGGPVSGAGLDGALEALASGTAIARDASYALNREVSTAEAFALAAQGHPVAGRVVGQALRHIGVALADIQKFLDPEVFVIGGGVASVGDLFFQGVQAAADEYAGSFAPVTIRRAQLGTEAGVIGAALAAQQEGA, from the coding sequence ATGGAGGCAACCAGAGTGACGCAAGAGGCAGAACAGGTCAGCATCGGCGTGGACGTGGGCGGGACGAAGATCGCCACGGGGGTTCTGCGCGGCGGGGAACTGCACGACCGGCATGTCCAGCCCACACCCGAAACCGGCTGGGAGGCCGTCCTGGACGCCATCGCGGCGCAGGTGGCCGCCCTCCAGGCCACGCACCCCGATGTCACCCGGGTAGGCGTGGGCGTGCCCGGCCCCCTGAACACCGAGCGCACCCGGGTGAAGTTCGCGCCCAACATCTACGGCTTCACTGACGTGCCCATGGTGGACGGCCTGCGCGACCGCCTGGGACAGCGCGTGGTTCTGGAGAACGACGCGAAGGCTGCGGCCCTCGCTGAGGCCTACCTGGGCGCGGCGCGCGGCACCGAGAGCAGCGTGTACGTGACGGTCAGCACCGGCATCGGCTCGGGCATTGTGCTGAACGGACGCATCTGGCGCGGGCGGCACGGCATCGCGGGGGAACTGGGGCACGTGACCGTCATGCCGGGCGGCCCGGTGAGCGGCGCGGGCCTGGACGGGGCGCTGGAAGCCCTTGCCAGCGGCACCGCCATCGCCCGGGACGCGAGCTACGCCCTGAACCGGGAGGTGAGCACCGCCGAGGCCTTTGCACTCGCCGCGCAGGGCCACCCGGTCGCCGGGCGGGTCGTCGGGCAGGCGCTGCGGCACATCGGTGTGGCGCTCGCCGACATCCAGAAGTTCCTCGACCCCGAGGTGTTCGTGATCGGCGGCGGCGTCGCCAGCGTGGGTGACCTGTTCTTCCAGGGCGTGCAGGCGGCGGCCGACGAGTACGCCGGTTCCTTCGCCCCCGTCACCATCCGCCGCGCTCAGCTCGGGACGGAGGCGGGGGTCATCGGCGCGGCACTCGCGGCCCAGCAGGAAGGCGCGTGA